The Nostoc sp. PCC 7524 nucleotide sequence TCTAGTAATCATGGGTTCATCTCCCGTTAAGTCTAAAATCGTAGATACCTCATATGTTGGTTCCTGACCTGTATCTACGATTACATCTACTAACTTATCCAAACGATCAAATAGCTCCACGCGTGACAATCTCAATTCTGAATGTAAACTGACTTTGCCATTATCTACTTCATCGGGTGGCAGATGTGCTGAAGTCGAAATAATGGGATTTCCTAGAGCTGACAGTAATGCTAAACAGACGTTGTGATTCGGTACGCGAATCCCGGTAGTTTTGCGTTTCGGACTTTGTACCAGTTTTGGTACTAACTTAGTAGCAGGTAGCAAAAATGTATATGTTCCTGGTATTAGTCGCTTCATAATCCGGTAGGCTGTATCACTCACAAAAGCGTAAGTAGCTACATTGGAAAGAGAAGGACATAAAAATGTGAGTGGTTTGTCGTTTGCTAACTGCTTAATTTGACGCACTCGTTCCACCGCAGATTTGACATTTAAATCACAACCGATCGCATAGACTGTATCTGTAGGATAGAGCATAACCGCGCCACTAGAAAGCGTTGCCCTTATTTCCTCTATTCTGCGGCTTTGGGGATTCTCCGGATGGACGGCGATAATTTTTGCCATAAAAGTTTGAGGTTACTGTCGGTGTTCAAGGGAAATGTAAACTTAAGCGTTGCACATATTTACACAGACGGGCAATGACTTAACTTAGAGAAATAGACTGTTACAGGTGAGATCACAATAATTGTGTAACGCAAACACTTAGTTGAATAATCTACCTTTATGAGCAAAATTGCTTATCTTCAATGTCCAACAGGTATTTCTGGTGATATGTGCTTGGGAGCCTTGGTGAGTTTAGGTGTTCCCCTAGAATATTTAACCGAAAAACTCAATAATTTGGGAATTGCCCCAGAATATAAGTTGAGAGTGGAACTGGTGCAAAGAAATGGCCAGCAGGCGACTAAAGTCCATGTAGATTTAGTAGAGCATGACCATGACCATCATCACCACCACGAACACCATCATGGCCGTCACTTGCCAGAAATTGAGCGGATGATTCTTCAAGCTGGTTTACCATCACGGGCTGAGGCTTGGAGTTTGGCAGTATTTCGCCAATTAGCGGTAGCTGAAGGCGCAGTACATGGGATTGCTCCAGAAAAGGTACATTTTCATGAAGTGGGTGCTGTAGATGCCATTGTGGATATTGTCGGTACTTGCTTGGGTTTAGATTGGTTGGGTATTGATAACGATGCAGCAGGATTACCCCTTCTTTATTGTTCAGCATTTCCTACGGGTGGGGGAACTGTACGCGCTGCCCACGGCCAAATGGCAGTACCAGTTCCAGCCGTTTTGAAGTTATGGGAAATGCGGAATTGTCCTGTTTATAGCAATGGTATTGATCGGGAACTGGTGACACCAACAGGAGCTGCGATCGCCACTACCTTAGCTAAAGGATTTGGTGCAACACCACCAATCACCATCAAACAGATAGGATTAGGAGCCGGTACAATCAATCTCCCTATTCCCAATATACTACGCCTGTGGCTGGGTGAAAGTGCTAGCTCACAGTCAAATTTCATGGATTCTGCGGGAACTAGCCCAAATTTAGAAACTATCTCGGTACTAGAAACTCAAATTGATGATTTAAATCCCCAGGCTATAGGTTATGTATTTGAAGCGTTGTTTGTAGCTGGCGCTGTGGATGTCTTTACCCAACCCATAGGCATGAAAAAATCCCGTCCAGGGATTCTACTCACCGTGATTTGCCATCCAGAAAACTTCAGCGATTGTGAAGCAGTTTTATTCCGCGAAACCACCACTTTAGGCATCCGTCGCACTACCCAGCAACGGAACATCTTAGCCAGAGAAATTCAACCAATAGAAACGAAATACGGCACTGTACGAATTAAAGTAGCATGGCAAGGACAATCATCAGATAAACGCATTGCTAACGTCCAGCCAGAGTATGAAGATTGTGCAGAATTAGCCCGCAAATACAATCTTCCTTGGCGGGAAATTCACCAGATGGCACTACACAGTTGGCAATCCACTTTAGAGCCATAAAAAATCTCCAAAATGTAGGGTGCGTCAGCTAGGTTTTCTCTGACTGACGCACCCTTGTATATTAAGAGAAGTAGTAGACCGTCGCACCCCTACACCTAACTCCCTACTCCCACCTTTCTGTATTAACTAGCCTCTCTAATTGTTCTGTTGACTGCATTGGCGGCATCTTCAGCTCGTCGCTGAATATTTTTGCCAGTATCTTCTGTGCCACGCTGAACACTCTTAGTTAAATCATCAGCAGCGTTCTGGGTGTTTTCTTTGATATTTTCCAGTCCGCGTCGAGTTCCTCTAGTAACGCCTTCCCGTACTTCTTCAGCAGAACTACCGATATCTTCACCTAGATTCTTGACTCTTTGATCAAAGGGTGTGCCTTGCTGATAATTACGAACATATTGTTCTGTGCTATCAATGCCTTTTTCCTCAACATTTCTTTTAGCCATATCCCGCAAAGCTTTGGCTTTAGCTTCTGCTGCTTTTTCTTCGGCTCTAGCTCTGGGATCTACATCACTAAAGTTGTTCATCCCACCTTGCGGAGCATTCAAAGGATAGCTTTTTGTGGGATCGTATCTTTCTACATTCGGTGCTTGAGCGCCAGGTTGTGATGGCTGTGCAGCAATTCCTGGACGATTGCAAGCTTGTACAAATAACAGCAATAATCCCGCCAAAAAAACTGTGAATACTTTTAAGGGACGAAGGTTTCTTACCCAATCAATGACTTTTTTCATAATATGACTCCTTGAATTTTGTACTTTGATGTAACGTTCACCAAGAGGAAATTTGATAAATGAGCAAGCGCCAAGAGTGCTATGCTATCTACCAACTGCGGGATTCTTTTGTAATTCAGGTCTAGCACTTGCTTCATCGGCTTTTTCCTTTAAAAAACCAGAAGCCTCTTTCACGTTTTCTTGGACAGTTCCAATTCGTTCTTGAATGCGAGTGCCTACATCTGGTTCACGCTGAATTAAACCGCCTGGTTTGGGCTGTTGGAAGTCTTTTCCAGTAATGATGGGCAATTCCCCTTCTTTAATTACTCTGCCTGTGGGTGTTTCAGCACCAGGGTAGAGTAGTTCAGATTCTCTATTAACAGCAATCAAAACTTGTGGATTTATTTGTAAGCTAGCTCGGTCTTTTTCCTGATTAATCTTGGGGTCGGTAGACATCCTATATTTGGTATAGTTGTCTCCACCATTCTTATAAGGATTATTAGCGCCGCCAGCTTGTACCGCAGGATTTCTGGGATTTGACCCTTGAGGATTTGCTTGAGTACAAGCAGTGCTAAATACTAACAATAGACCAGCCAAAAATACAGTTAAAACTTGGCGCAGTCGTAGCTTTTTCCATAAAGATATTAGACTGTCCACTCATTCCTCCTTTTAACTAAAGACAAGCTAAATTGCTTATTTGTAGGCACTAAATAAGCAGATTTTTGCGTGCTGGTTTTGGTTTTAGTTATTTACTAATTTGACCAATAGTCTTTAATGTTAAAATTTAAAATTGAGTTTGTCCTCTAG carries:
- the larC gene encoding nickel pincer cofactor biosynthesis protein LarC, which codes for MSKIAYLQCPTGISGDMCLGALVSLGVPLEYLTEKLNNLGIAPEYKLRVELVQRNGQQATKVHVDLVEHDHDHHHHHEHHHGRHLPEIERMILQAGLPSRAEAWSLAVFRQLAVAEGAVHGIAPEKVHFHEVGAVDAIVDIVGTCLGLDWLGIDNDAAGLPLLYCSAFPTGGGTVRAAHGQMAVPVPAVLKLWEMRNCPVYSNGIDRELVTPTGAAIATTLAKGFGATPPITIKQIGLGAGTINLPIPNILRLWLGESASSQSNFMDSAGTSPNLETISVLETQIDDLNPQAIGYVFEALFVAGAVDVFTQPIGMKKSRPGILLTVICHPENFSDCEAVLFRETTTLGIRRTTQQRNILAREIQPIETKYGTVRIKVAWQGQSSDKRIANVQPEYEDCAELARKYNLPWREIHQMALHSWQSTLEP
- a CDS encoding L-threonylcarbamoyladenylate synthase is translated as MAKIIAVHPENPQSRRIEEIRATLSSGAVMLYPTDTVYAIGCDLNVKSAVERVRQIKQLANDKPLTFLCPSLSNVATYAFVSDTAYRIMKRLIPGTYTFLLPATKLVPKLVQSPKRKTTGIRVPNHNVCLALLSALGNPIISTSAHLPPDEVDNGKVSLHSELRLSRVELFDRLDKLVDVIVDTGQEPTYEVSTILDLTGDEPMITRRGLGWEAVSAWV
- a CDS encoding DUF6658 family protein, with the translated sequence MDSLISLWKKLRLRQVLTVFLAGLLLVFSTACTQANPQGSNPRNPAVQAGGANNPYKNGGDNYTKYRMSTDPKINQEKDRASLQINPQVLIAVNRESELLYPGAETPTGRVIKEGELPIITGKDFQQPKPGGLIQREPDVGTRIQERIGTVQENVKEASGFLKEKADEASARPELQKNPAVGR